The Lysobacter sp. genome includes a window with the following:
- the zipA gene encoding cell division protein ZipA, whose amino-acid sequence MSDIWWLRIGIVAAGALLLAAIYFFGRPRKPSQGRKLRDEPVERSPSRPESLAVADARGDIAFGQNEIPHETAPPPSGPEVGKRDREDFDKIVTLYVAARSGQVLRGPDIVVAAEKAGLSYGYMNIFHRLVDGRADSAPIFSVANIKKPGSFEMTEIQALETPAIAFFLTLPAPIAALDAWEKLLPTAQRMAELLDGVVLDESRNALGRQRIAHIRDDLRAYDRQHEAPPISKNTRW is encoded by the coding sequence ATGTCGGATATCTGGTGGTTGCGTATCGGGATCGTGGCTGCGGGCGCGCTGCTGCTCGCCGCGATCTATTTCTTCGGACGGCCGCGCAAGCCGAGCCAGGGCCGCAAGCTCCGCGACGAGCCGGTCGAACGATCGCCGTCGCGACCGGAGTCGCTAGCGGTTGCCGATGCGCGCGGCGATATCGCCTTCGGCCAGAACGAGATACCGCACGAGACTGCGCCGCCGCCGTCCGGCCCGGAAGTGGGCAAGCGCGACCGCGAGGACTTCGACAAGATCGTCACGCTCTATGTCGCGGCGCGGTCCGGGCAGGTATTGCGCGGCCCCGACATCGTGGTCGCCGCCGAAAAAGCCGGGCTCAGCTACGGCTACATGAACATATTCCACCGGCTGGTCGATGGCCGTGCCGACAGCGCGCCGATCTTCAGCGTCGCCAACATCAAGAAGCCCGGCAGTTTCGAGATGACGGAGATCCAGGCGCTGGAAACCCCGGCGATCGCGTTCTTTCTCACCCTGCCGGCGCCGATCGCCGCGCTGGATGCCTGGGAAAAACTGCTGCCCACCGCACAGCGCATGGCCGAACTGCTCGACGGCGTGGTGCTGGACGAATCCCGCAACGCGCTCGGTCGCCAGCGCATCGCGCACATCCGCGACGACCTGCGCGCCTACGACCGGCAGCACGAAGCGCCGCCGATTTCCAAGAACACCCGCTGGTGA
- the smc gene encoding chromosome segregation protein SMC, translated as MRLSTIKLSGFKSFVDPTTLHLPTNMTGVVGPNGCGKSNIIDAIRWVMGESAASRLRGDSLTDVIFSGSSARKPVAQATVELVFDNADHTIAGEYAAFNEISVKRQVSRDGQSNYYLNGTKCRRRDITDLFLGTGLGPRSYSIIEQGMISQVIDAKPEELRVYLEEAAGISKYKERRKETETRIRHTRENLDRLGDLREEVGKQLQHLARQAKQAEQYQTIQAERRIKDAEWKALEFRLLDRQLQALREGLSQEETRLQQIIAEQREAEREIELGRARREAAAEALNKAQAEGYEAGGTLARIEQQIAHQRDLGQRLQRARDEAQQALSEIGLHIETDQSRLDTLRAQIADAEPRLDTLKDADADHQQALHDAESKLADWQQRWDAHSRAQSEAARAGDVERTKVDYLDRQSLDAERRREQLIGERGVLDVTALAEAFAGLQDRHDTQKYSLDGLNEDLETRKQAVVGLQDQVRNAQAELADVRKQTQASRGRLSSLEALQHAALGQEQGAAVAWLKQRGLDSAARVGEVLKVESGWENAVESALGQLIEGVLVESPGHAIDSGLVDALGELGEGRIALVSEDNTDAVFASTSLAAKVQGPLAIRRMLSKLHVAETLGDARQLLAGLGDGESVITRQGERVGAGWVRVVRSGAAKQGALLREREIHSLRADIETLQQREAGLDRSIASLRDQMLAAEQQREDAQRTLYLAHRSVSELAGQVQSQQGRLDSARTRIEKIDADVSQLIETLDNSAQQAREARSRLEDAMSRMGELEGTRQTLEAERRALAEARDAARQAARESRDAAHALALNLESQRAQIVALAQALDRMGGQRGQLDARLGELASQLSEGDAPVVTLERERQAALEQRVLAEKNLAAARAALEGVDNELRGFEQTRHQRDEQSVGQRDAISQRKLDQQALALKAGQLAEAVVAADFVLDEVIAALDAEADPRAWEKVVTDFDAKLRRLEPVNLAAIQEHAEAAQRKEYLDAQDLDLTTALDTLEEAIRKIDRETRGRFKDTFDRVNTGVQELYPRLFGGGHAYLELTGEDLLDTGVAIMARPPGKRVSNISLLSGGEKAMTAVALVFAIFQLNPAPFCLLDEVDAPLDEANVGRFTAMVKEMSEHVQFLFVTHNKATMEAAQQLSGVTMREPGVSRLVSVDLAEAARLAGAA; from the coding sequence ATGCGCCTGTCCACGATCAAGCTCTCCGGCTTCAAATCCTTCGTCGATCCGACCACCCTGCACCTGCCGACCAATATGACCGGCGTGGTCGGGCCGAACGGTTGCGGCAAGTCGAACATCATCGATGCGATCCGCTGGGTGATGGGCGAAAGCGCCGCCAGCCGGCTGCGCGGCGATTCGCTGACCGACGTGATCTTCTCCGGCAGCTCGGCGCGCAAGCCGGTGGCGCAAGCCACGGTCGAGCTGGTGTTCGACAATGCCGACCACACCATCGCCGGCGAATACGCGGCCTTCAACGAAATCTCGGTCAAGCGCCAGGTCAGCCGCGACGGCCAGAGCAACTATTACCTCAACGGCACCAAATGCCGGCGCCGCGACATCACCGATCTGTTCCTCGGCACCGGCCTGGGCCCGCGCAGCTACTCGATCATCGAGCAGGGCATGATCTCGCAGGTCATCGATGCCAAGCCCGAGGAACTGCGCGTCTATCTCGAAGAAGCCGCCGGCATCTCCAAATACAAGGAGCGGCGCAAGGAAACCGAGACCCGCATCCGCCACACCCGCGAAAACCTCGACCGCCTCGGCGATCTGCGCGAAGAAGTCGGCAAACAGTTGCAGCATCTCGCGCGGCAGGCCAAACAGGCCGAGCAGTACCAGACCATCCAGGCCGAACGCAGGATCAAGGACGCGGAGTGGAAGGCGCTGGAGTTCCGGCTGCTCGACCGGCAACTGCAGGCGCTGCGCGAAGGCCTGTCGCAGGAAGAAACCCGGCTGCAGCAGATCATCGCCGAGCAGCGTGAAGCCGAACGCGAGATCGAACTCGGTCGCGCCCGCCGCGAAGCCGCCGCCGAAGCGCTGAACAAGGCGCAGGCCGAAGGCTACGAAGCCGGCGGCACGCTCGCCCGCATCGAACAGCAGATCGCCCATCAGCGCGACCTCGGCCAGCGCCTGCAGCGCGCCCGCGACGAAGCCCAGCAGGCGCTGTCTGAAATCGGCCTGCATATCGAAACCGACCAGAGCCGCCTCGACACGCTGCGCGCGCAGATTGCCGACGCCGAGCCGCGCCTGGACACCCTCAAGGACGCCGATGCCGACCACCAGCAGGCCTTGCACGACGCCGAATCGAAGCTCGCCGACTGGCAGCAGCGCTGGGATGCCCACAGTCGCGCGCAGAGCGAAGCGGCACGTGCCGGCGATGTCGAACGCACCAAGGTCGACTATCTCGATCGCCAGTCGCTGGACGCCGAGCGTCGTCGCGAACAGCTGATCGGCGAACGCGGCGTGCTCGACGTGACCGCGTTGGCCGAGGCCTTCGCCGGCCTGCAGGATCGCCACGACACGCAGAAATACAGTCTCGACGGCCTCAACGAGGATCTCGAAACCCGCAAGCAGGCCGTCGTCGGTCTGCAGGATCAGGTCCGCAACGCGCAGGCCGAACTGGCTGACGTGCGCAAACAGACGCAGGCGTCGCGCGGCCGGCTGTCTTCGCTCGAAGCGCTGCAGCACGCGGCGCTGGGTCAGGAACAGGGCGCTGCGGTGGCGTGGCTGAAACAGCGTGGCCTCGACTCTGCCGCCCGCGTCGGCGAAGTGCTGAAAGTCGAATCCGGCTGGGAAAACGCGGTCGAAAGTGCCCTTGGCCAACTGATCGAAGGCGTGCTGGTCGAGTCGCCGGGGCATGCCATCGACAGCGGGCTTGTCGACGCTTTGGGCGAACTCGGCGAAGGCCGCATCGCGCTGGTGTCGGAAGACAATACCGATGCCGTTTTCGCTTCCACTTCGCTGGCGGCGAAAGTGCAGGGCCCGCTCGCGATCCGGCGCATGCTCTCGAAACTTCATGTCGCCGAAACCCTCGGCGATGCGCGCCAGCTGCTCGCCGGGCTCGGCGACGGCGAATCGGTGATCACCCGCCAGGGCGAACGGGTCGGTGCCGGCTGGGTGCGCGTCGTGCGCTCCGGTGCGGCCAAGCAGGGCGCGCTGCTGCGCGAACGCGAAATCCATTCGTTGCGTGCCGACATCGAAACCCTGCAGCAGCGCGAAGCCGGACTCGATCGCAGCATCGCCAGCCTGCGCGACCAGATGCTCGCGGCCGAGCAGCAGCGCGAGGACGCGCAGCGCACGCTGTATCTGGCCCATCGCAGCGTCTCCGAACTTGCGGGCCAAGTGCAGAGCCAGCAGGGGCGCCTCGATTCGGCGCGCACGCGGATCGAAAAGATCGACGCGGATGTCTCGCAACTGATCGAAACCCTCGACAACAGCGCGCAGCAGGCGCGCGAGGCGCGTTCGCGGCTCGAAGATGCGATGTCGCGGATGGGCGAACTCGAAGGCACCCGGCAGACACTGGAAGCCGAACGCCGTGCGCTGGCCGAAGCCCGCGACGCCGCACGCCAGGCCGCGCGCGAGTCGCGCGATGCCGCGCACGCGCTGGCGCTGAATCTCGAATCGCAGCGCGCGCAGATCGTGGCGCTGGCGCAGGCGCTGGATCGCATGGGCGGCCAGCGCGGACAGCTCGACGCGCGCCTGGGCGAACTCGCCTCGCAGCTCTCGGAAGGCGACGCCCCGGTGGTCACGCTCGAACGCGAGCGCCAGGCCGCGCTGGAACAGCGCGTGCTCGCCGAAAAGAATCTCGCTGCCGCGCGCGCCGCGCTCGAAGGCGTGGACAACGAGCTGCGCGGATTCGAGCAGACCCGCCATCAGCGCGACGAGCAATCGGTCGGCCAGCGCGATGCGATCTCGCAGCGCAAGCTCGATCAGCAGGCGCTCGCCTTGAAGGCCGGCCAGCTCGCGGAAGCGGTGGTCGCCGCCGATTTCGTTCTCGACGAGGTCATTGCCGCGCTGGATGCCGAGGCCGACCCGCGCGCCTGGGAAAAGGTCGTCACCGATTTCGACGCCAAGCTGCGTCGCCTGGAACCGGTCAACCTGGCCGCGATCCAGGAACACGCCGAGGCCGCGCAGCGCAAGGAATATCTCGATGCGCAGGATCTCGACCTCACCACCGCGCTGGATACGCTGGAAGAAGCGATCCGCAAGATCGACCGCGAAACCCGAGGCCGCTTCAAGGACACCTTCGACCGCGTCAACACCGGCGTGCAGGAACTCTATCCGCGCCTGTTCGGCGGCGGTCACGCCTATCTCGAATTGACCGGCGAAGACCTGCTCGACACCGGCGTGGCGATCATGGCGCGCCCGCCAGGCAAGCGCGTCTCGAACATCTCGCTGCTCTCCGGCGGCGAGAAAGCGATGACCGCCGTCGCGCTGGTGTTCGCGATCTTCCAGCTGAATCCCGCGCCGTTCTGTCTGCTGGACGAAGTCGACGCGCCGCTGGACGAGGCCAACGTCGGCCGCTTCACGGCGATGGTCAAGGAAATGAGCGAACACGTGCAGTTCCTGTTCGTCACCCACAACAAGGCGACCATGGAAGCCGCGCAGCAGCTCAGCGGCGTGACCATGCGCGAGCCGGGCGTCAGCCGCCTGGTATCGGTCGATCTGGCCGAGGCCGCGCGCCTCGCCGGTGCGGCTTAA